Sequence from the Epinephelus moara isolate mb chromosome 19, YSFRI_EMoa_1.0, whole genome shotgun sequence genome:
gagtttcttattattttgagatatttagTCATTATTTCCAGAAAAGGACAGGTAAGTCATTTTGATCAAGTGTCTCATTTTGAGATAGGTCATTATTCTGAGACACTATCTCATTATTTTAAAGGACTTTTCTAATTATTTTTGCaacactaagtcattattttcagaaacaATCTCATTAGAGTATCTTTCTCTTCATCACATCAGTGGAAATGGTCTTCCATACTTTCCTGCTCCTCTATCTTGCCAAAAAGATCTATGCACCTATGAAAAATTACAAATGGGTGTTgcagagaggaaaaatgtgCGAGTGGCTTCCTCACAGGGAAAAGATTTCACAcacagtgacttttttttttaaattgttaagTGAGAGAAAGAGTCGAAGTAACGATTTCTGACATGGTGGACGACACGGGGTTAGTGAGAGGAAAGGATAGAGAGAGtgaaaggaagagaggaaagaagagagcagagaggagaagaccAAACGTCCCAGCAGTTGTCAGTTGAACAGGGTTGACAGAGGTGACAACTGGGAGGAAGGGGGGGCTTTCTGAGTCTCTGCCGCAGGGGGGGGCACCAGGAATGGTAGAGGAGCTCTTGGTTTGTTGGGACAGAGAAGGCCAGAGGGAACGACAACACACATCCTTTTGCTATTGTGTTGGGGAAGAAGAGAAGGATGGAGGAATAATCTTGATGGCTTAGGCCTgataaaagagaaagagagaaacagacaaaaacgGCACACATTGTAAGATTGAGAGCTTTGGGTTGGGCTTCCTACACTACACACCTACAAGCTAGGAAATCTGAGCTTCATCCCTTTTCTCCACCTAACTGCTCTGCTACACAACTGTCTACCCTGCACCATGTTTACTGTATTAACTGCAGCTCAGGGTCTGGTTATAGTTTTCTGTAAACCCCAGCTGAGGGATCCTACGCAAACAAAAATGGTGTGAATTATCAGCAGCACAGCAGTTGTGCTTCTCTCTGAAACATTACAGCTGTCTTAGGAGCTGCGCTACAACAAGCAGGTCAGTGATGCAGTAGGTTGGTGGCTGCAGTCACCGTGACTcagctgtttttctttcctctctgcgAACCAGCGAGCCTGAACTTGGCACACTGCGCCGAGTCAGTGACTGTGCACTGCAGACGTGGGACATCTGCAGGCATCAGCACTGAGAGGGGCATACTGATATAACAATTACACTGATGATAAGAGGGATGGACAATGTGAATCACATCTCTGTGTATAGCATTTTTAATTCAGAAATACTGCATAAAACTAAAACTCCCTAAAGCAGCATTTGTATCTGATGACTGATATCTCAATCCTTCCTCAGTACTAGCCTCGGCTTGCCCTGATTTCAATTACCTTAATGACTACTGACCTAATTACTTAGTCTATCTGTTATGTCACTATTTACCAACCCCACCCAAGCGTATTGTGTGGAATGAGAGTTCAAGAGGGAGAGTACAATCCACTGAGTGAGAAAAGGAAATTTGATTGACAGGCTGATTGGTTGTCATGGCAAAAGTAATCAACAGGGAAGTAGGTTAGTGACACGTAGGGAAGGAAAGAGGATGAAATctagagaacatgcaaacaaacaggCAGCACATTGAAGCATCTAGCTGGGAGCAAAAAAGCAGTTGCAGACATACTTGTAAATTAAATCATGCATAgaggcacacacatacatactacTAATTAACCTCAACACAACCACAAATTTGCTGTCATCTCTTCAGCGTTACCTCCTTATACCTCCGTGTGTTCACCACTAAGTAAATGAGCTCCTGTAATGAGGCACTTACATTAGTCCCATCTGAATAATGTGATAAAGAAACAGCAGCTATTTGTTCAAATACAGGATACTGAAGTGGACTGTCAGTGTCAGCTGTATGCATAAGTTAACCACTGCTATAGCTTCAGTGACATCTCAGACTCCCCGAGAGCAGAGTGAAGACATGTCTGGGCAAAGCTAGCAGCTGAGTGATAGTTGTGACCTGCCTATCACATCATCTCTCAGCAAATATCTACACACACGCAGACAGGACTTCACAGGCCTGTATATAAAACAGAAGATAGTCAAGCTGTAGTTACGCATGACTGCAGCTTTGTAAATGAATGGATTGATGGAATTTGTTAAGCATATTTGAGTCAGAAGcttaaatgttttgtgacaAATTAGCTTTCAGACACAGTCTTTGAAAGCATGAGAACTTCTTGAGCACATTTCCTATTTCGACTGTGCACATTTAATCTAATTAATTTAATGCTGCTATGGTCGTGACATGGATAATAAAATGCTTGCACACACCCAGCATGGCTCTGGATACCGTCACatctcaaacacaaacaggtgCACGCTCGGGTGAATATGCATGCTGATGCAGTCGCTGGAGTGAATTTTAAAGCAGTGTGCTTTGTTATGCATATGAACGTATGTGTAGAGAagcattcacattcacacaacaGCCAGCAAACAAGACCCCACCTTTCTACTGTATGTTActcagagagagcagcagacttCAGGTTAACAGACATTTATCAACCATgtgaaaacacagtgaacacacatgGTCCATTAGTGTGCATGTTAAGGGGTGAGCCTGGCAGGCTGGCGTTGCTACATGCATGTTTGTGCTGGGGTGGTGCGGTGAAGGGCGTGGCTGCACTTAAGTGAGGTGAGTGGCACAGGCTCAGACGAGGCATCTCTGCTGGCACAACCCTGCCCTCTGGCTTATGTATGGGATCCTTCCAGCTGGGACACGGCTCCAGCAGTGTCTATTTGACTGCATGCACTGCCATAGTAAATAACAGGTTTTCAGCACCGACCTCTTTAATAACGAGCAGAGGGGTGACTAGTCCAATGGGAAACACTGTGCAGGAAAATAAGAGCCCTGTGGCGAAATGACACTAACGATTGTTGAGACACAGCCAGAATGGACTTTATAATGAGGCCATAAACCGGCAGGATGAACCATTACATATCAACCGCCCAGTTTACTGCACGGAGGGATAAGCATCCAGGATATTGGGAACCCTGTCAATTGTGTTTAATAGTGGAAACATGACACATCCTAATAGGGACTCAGACAGGCTGTATCTCTGTGAGCctcacaaaagaaaataaatatttcatatgCTGCCAGGGTGCCACAGAATGAGCTTGTGCCTTTTTGTTACCGCTCCACTTGTGCAGAAGCGTTGCCAGCAAAACAACCACTTATTAAAATGAGACACGAGGACTTCATTGTCAAGCAatagacaacaaaaacatgaacatctAGTCCAAAGCAAACTCAGATGCTTTCATAAACAATGGGTCAGCATGCCAAGACACTCAATCAGCTTTacattttgcaaaaataaaGATTTCAATGCCGACCTCATGGCAGGAACAAGGTGCATCTATAAGGAGTGGATGGACTGGTGCAGATACAGGTCACTGAGTGCAGCCAAATCAATAACTGGGAATGAGCAGCTGTTCCTCTGATTgcttttttaaagggacagtttaagccttgaatcaaaaatacatattgttccCCTTATCTTTATTCCACTccagactgttttggtgtgagctgcagagtgtgtaggagatattggctgtagagatgtctgccttttctcccaTATAATAAAACTAGATGGAAATCTGCATGTgctgctcaaagcaccaaattgttttttttttttttaaactcaacagAAATGTCCAgatttccagaaatcatgaaccagttactcaagatacaGTTACAAGTTACAGACCTTCAGATCCTCCTGACTGGCTCTCATTATTTAGGTACAGGAGCCAGGAGAGTCTGCTTCCTGTTAAATGTAAAACTCTGCTTCCAAATTACTGGACACCTCACAGTACtaatctaaaagaaaaaaatcctcttgTCTCACCGTTTACATCACATAACAagtcattttctttcatttttaattgtgtAAATTTGATGTTCTGTACCAGTCCACACTCTCTGCGACACTGCTAACACCACCTTGTCCTTCCAGTGAGGTCACCGGCCATGTTGACTCAACTATAGTGGATTTGTACTCACCCCATTCCACTCCACGCCCATACTCACTTCCTCGCCGGTCTCAGAGCCGCTCTCATACTTAACGCTGCTCAGGCTGTCCCTGCTCCTCCGCCTGTCACCGTCTGTATCCTTCAGGATCTCCACCACACGTGTCTGGTGGATGGGGTCAATGCCCTGATGGGAATAACACACAGGCacgacacacaaacaaacaaacacacacaccattattAGAGTTAGCTCAAGGGGTAGACATTAGCTCGATGATAAGGGTGAGAGTGTAGTTAAATGGAGGTATTAAAGGggattttatgttttctgtctCGTTTAAGGTAtttgtcacagtgacatcacagtgacaatgGAGCATTTTAAATGTCTGTGAGATGGGAGTGATGTTAGGGGAGAGAGGTGGAGGCTCTATGGGGTCTATCAGTTAGAGACAAACCACTTACTGTGTTGCTCTGGATCCATAGCATTGtagagaaagggaaagaaataTCATGAGATTTGAGGGGACATATTTAggaataaacaaaaacaggaactgATAAGTTGTCTGCATGCAGAATCGGGACATTTGCAGTTGAAAGAAATGCTGCTGACCTGCTTGCGAGACCTCACGGCGCACTCTTCCAGGGTCTCAGCAGCCTCTAGCTTGCCCTGCCGGCGGTACAGGGCCCCCAGGTTCCTCAGGGTGGTGTTCACTGTAGGGCTGGATGCAGAGAAAGCCACACCATTATTTACCCAAAGGTCATTTAAGGAACAATTTCACCGAAGTAAACTGGAATGTACTAGAGTGCAGGAAAATGCTTAAAACCCATAAAAACCTAAGAAAACTACTTGAAAATTTTTGCAGATTTGGGGATATTCCTAAAAGATAAAgctgaaaaaacagaaaaataaaaagattttctACATTTGTTGACTACACACATTTATAAAAGAATGAAGGGATTAATCTCTGGCTTTGACCGCGTGCCTTTATTTATGATCCAGTTGTAAAAACACTCTTTTCACGCCCCGCCTCACCTGTTGACTTTGCAGGCCTTGTACCAGCCTCCGTACTCCCCGTATGGAGTGTTGTCTCTGTGCTTGCCCTGGAAGTAaataaagaagaagaggaagaaaagagcgTGAAGGGGTGTGGTGAGTTTGAACTGGATCATCAGCATTCTTCCTGTGTTTACATAAAACTATCACATGCCCACTGGGgtttatattgtgtgtgtgaaggaagGTGCCCTGAAAAAACGATTCTATTTCACTTTCCAGGAAGTACACAGGCCTGTTTTACTGTGTCACAACCTTCCATTTGACATTCTCATTTACTTTGCAGTGCTTTAAGTATTTACTCTGGCTTTGATCAGAATGACATGAGGTTGATTACACAAAGCCCTCACCTTGCtcatctcctctctttcctctgcaTGCATCCAGATGGgcttgttttcagctgcagacaaacagacaggagAGGTGGTCTACACACAGTTCAACAGGACTGGAAAACAACTTCACTGGTCAACCTCAGGATTTTTCACTCAATCCACCATGAACTATTCATGATGCAGGCTGAGCTTGTCATAATGCTCTACTGACTGGGAAATCAGTAACGCAGTGCTACAGTTTGGTTATTATTCTGTCAAATATACCTGTAGGGAGACAATACTCTTCAGAAGCTGCTGCTGAATCCTGAGATCTGGCATAGACATGATCTGTTTAGACctttaaatattataaatattatatggCCCTGTGTTCACCAAAGCATTTTTATCCCAGCTGAATATGTCAGTCGCTCCTCAGGAAACGCCCAGCTGGGAGAGCTAGAAAGCGCTTTGGAGGTGCAGcgtttttttcagctgagatgctttggttgtgtctggttgctatgatacgaAATATCTGTCaaagtaaaaatgtcagtgcaaggtagagtacttgctctggatgaagggGAGGCTGAAGcatggaggaagaggatgaacCCCCCAGTTTATGTGggttcatgagaggaaacatatCAATAGATACAATGTATTAGCATATTTCTCctcctttgttgttgttgttcagcacttgcaCATGTAAGATTTAATAGTTGGTCTCTGTAGTATTCGTCCCTCCTTCACTGTGATTAAACAGCTaggtaaaaagtgacagagaCTAGCATGGTTTTCctaaagttgaacatttttcaattcTCAGaggtcagaaaaaaaaggtcagatgGGCACCGCTCAGCGCAGAATAGATGCTCAGTACCTCAGTTTGTAGCATAGCGTGAAAACACCATACTCTCATTGCAaagatttaaaaaggaaaataaataaaaggcttTGATGGACACAGCCTTTAACACTGGCTAAATGTGTAAGACAGCTGTTAATGATAAAGACTGACtcgaaaaaaaataataatttcccCCGAGTTTATTTAGTAATGCTGTAAGTACAGTACCTCCTCTTTGTTTTGAGTTTCATCATTTCACATACATTTCTGCAGGTTATTCCCCAAATAAATTAAGAAAGAAATAGTTCCACAGATctcaaaacagaaaacactatAAACAAACCATGCTATCTAAAGTGACACACACCATTGTCAGATACTTTATACTAGAAACACTTAAACATTTACAAGTAACCATCATTGGAAAAGATacgttaaaggtatactatgcaggaactgccggttactgtttgtaaacgcATAAAGCAATGTGAAAGCCAACCCTGACTTTGTCTGGTTGGTGTTAAaccttgctatatttgtgttttttcggCCATGTGGCTGCAAATTTCCTAGCctagaaaataagaaaatacaggcagataAATACTGCCACACACTTCCAGTCAGTCgttaagtgatgactgagagggattacttttttttttttaggaaaatcctgcatagtgtacctttaaatatacatttgaaaaacaaatatcgcaCCTGTAAGTCAGAATTTAAAGATATTAACACCATTCACTTGTGTTAAAATATAAACCTTTTCTTTCATTCCCAGGGACAcaaactgttgctgctgtgctgtTTCCCTTAACCTTCAACTCTCCAacaggtttaaaaaaatctgagcgCTATTGTCAAGTTAAGTGACACATAGAAAATAAACctctcagagaaaaaaagcgTCAGCCTCATTGTGCCGAGTCCCTTTCATTCCTTTTTCAAAGCAGTCAATCTAATCCCTGGAGGAAAGCCCAACGAAATGCTGAACTGAAACTAAGAGAGAAGAAAATTGCAAAAGTTCATCTTTCAGACAAATGTGCTCTTTATTCTTTAGAGAGTCTTTGTGTTGTCTGAATGGTGAAGGTTGGCACCCTGCTTAGAGTACCGTCCACTTTTTAACCCATCTGTCCATCACTCACTCAGCTCGCTGGTGTGAGACAAACAGTAGTTGGATGATAAGACAACGGCGGAGGAAAGGTGATAACAACAAAGCAAATCTAGTCTGAGGGGAAGTTTGATGTGACCCGCCACCATTCTAGGGATAAATTTCTAGGCTGatcaaaaaaaaatctcaaccACAGCAATAAAGAAATTACCTTTACACATGTACACCATAACATCTACTATGAGGCCTTACCATCAACAGATCCAAACTCTTTCTCATGAGCACGAGTCAGAATCTCTTTGTACAGAATCTCAGCCTCCTTGTATTTCCCCTGTTTAAGAAAGCAGGACGCCTGAAGaacaaagagaagagaaagcACATTTTAGTGGTGGATCAAATGAGCCTATTGACTCACAATGTGCCCCCTGAGACAGCAGAAGCAGTAGGTCTGCATATTTCTCCTGTGCACTGCAACTCATGAAAAATGATGGAGTACCACAGAGACTCCCCTACTGTCTCCTTCCAGCCACTCCATCATCAGAGAGACAAGACAGGAAGTAGAAGAGGCAAGGCAGTATGCAAGGGACTAGGAGCTTGGTACCCTattagcagaggacttttattttgaatctACTGAATACATTTCCAACATAAACATATGCAGAAAAGCAAAAATGTAACCATAGAAATtaccaaaacacagaaaattatTTGCTGAACACTCAAACAAACCCCTTGTTTCATATGTGCCCCCCTCCCAGTGTTGACATGCCCTTGAACACAGTTGTTCTACAAACACCTCTGAAGATGACGGTACTTGTGCTGACAGAGTGAAATAACGTTATGTTCAGCTTCCTTTCATAACTGTTATTTCAGAAAAGCATGTGTTGGATAAAAAATGCCCCTTTTGTAAAGCCAGGTGTGGTGTGAACCTGAAAAACATCAGGTGAATACAACAGAGTTTTGAAAGACATTTCAAGTGGAAGAACTGCAGGCTGAaagcagttacagtttacatgcCCAACGCCCCCGCAGAGACACTCAGGCTGACAGAACAAATGAGAGATTCTGCTCACAATAAAACTACGCTCTGCCTGTGTTTACCTTGGTATGTTCATGGCTCAATAGGGACTGTAATTCTTgtcaaataaaaagtatagtgtaGAGGTGAAAGGGTTTGAAGGAAGAGGGAAAAGAAGCTCAATAAAAGCTGATGCGGTGGTGTTAACTTGTCTCTCACCAGGTTGTTCTTGGTTTTGGCCACATTGGGATCATCTGGGCCGAGCCTGCTCTCATAGATCTCCAGGGCGCGGCAGTAGTAGTACTCCACCTCCTCATACTTGCCCTGGTTCTGACAAAGCAGAGCCAGGTTGTTCAGCTGTTTGGCCACGTCTGGGTGGTCCTTCCCCAGGACCTGAGGGGAATCAAGAAGCAAATTTTGAATTCAAatttcagtttgtgtctctgccTCAGTGCCTCTGGCTCTCTCCGTGAACCTCTCCCTTCTGTACCTCTCGCTGCTTTCACCAGGCAGCACGTCTGCCTGCTGCAAGCACTCAGGAGATCTAATAAAAGGCTGATCAATAGAGAGGGTACAGAACAGAGCTTTCAGGCAAAGAGACACTCATTGTGCCCTGCTGGGCTCTGTAGCTTTGTCATGTCTCCTTCTATCCTTGCCCCGCTCCCCAACGTCTGCCATCCATTTTCAGCTGCGCTCTCAATTAAACTCCTGCGACACAGGAATGGCCCCCAGCGGAAACTTCACAGACAATTTAAGAAAATCATTTGCTCTTTTCCCTATTTATAGTCGCTGGTGTTACAGTGACTCCAgctgacattttggaaatatTATCACTGTTAATTACTCTATAACAATGAGCTAATTGTTCACCGGATTAGCCTTGAGATGAGGCCTCGACAGCAGAGCTGTAGACGGCTCTACCGGTGCAATCCAGGGATGTGGCCTACCTTTTCTCTGATCTCCAGAGCTCTCTTACACAGAGGCTCGGCCTCCTTGTACTTTCCCCTCTTTCCATACAGCACAGCCAGATTGTTCAGCGTTGCAGCAACCTGGACataaagaagaggagaaaaacttAATGAGGACATTTCCTTTCTCTGCTTTGCTGTTACAGTGGCAGTTTAGCTTCACAATATCAGAATGTTATTTACTGCAGtcctaaaaatgtattttgttcaaTCAAGCAGTTTTTTCAAACACCTCAAAGTCACCTGGATTACACAGGGTGGCAGTAACCTGCCTTTGTGCTTCATTATTTCTGTGTCGAGGATCACACTGAGTGACAGGAGCAACAATTTGAGGCAAACTGCAAAGCCCACAGAGCTGCAGGGACTAGCATTGGGCTTTAATAGCTTCCTTTAGGCTTTATGAGGTGCCAGTTTAAATTGATTCATAAAGATCTGTTCACAATGGAAATGAAACAGGTAGTATACTTTAATGTTTTCCCATTGGTCGTTGTGTTCTAACTGCTAAGACTCAGAGGTCTGGTTCATGCTAGATGCATGAGCAGACATTCAGCAGTTGCGATTGATTACTGTAAAGCCTCCAGGCACAGGTTCACAAATCTGTACTTTAATAATGGTGAGAAAAAAATCCATACAGACGACTGAGTGAACAGTGAATACAGTAGACGGTTATTGCCTCCCTGTTGATAGAGTCTTCGACCAATTATGAACCAACACCAGATGACTGAATCTGATCTATCTAGCATAGATATGTCCAGATGAAGATATGTTTGCCATGACAATGGCGGAGTCTTACAGCGGGATGGTCTTTGCCCAGGGTTTTCTCACGGATGGACAGAGCATCATTGAGCAGATGGGCGGCCTCTTTGTATTTGTTCTGATCCCTGCACaagtgagaggaagagacagaacaATGTGATGAGAATGTTACACACTCTTTGACAGAATGTGTGGAAAGGACGGCAACATGACACATGTGATACATGGGgaaataacaaaagaaacactTCTGACCTATAGACCAAAGCCAGGATGTTGAGCATGGTGGCCACGTCGGGGTGGTCGTGTCCAGAAGTCTTCTCCAAATCCTCCAAAGCCTGCTTGCAGAGGGGGACAGCCACCTCGTACCTGCCCTGGGAGGCATACTGGATCACCAGGTTGTGCAGGGTCCTCAGGCGGGCTGGGATCTCGTAGCCTCCCTGCTGGGCCGCAgccactgctgcactgttgtgttGGTGCTGCACTGTGGGGTGCAGAGGCCACACGTGCAGGGCAAAAGTCAGCTTGGATGTCAAAGGAGGAAACTCTGACCTGATTATAACACTAACTACATTTGCATGCAAACAATACTGTTGCTTCAGGGAATAACTGGATTACAAGGGTAATTCAATTAGTATTTAGTGGCATGACACAACATTATCTACCCCAGTGTCCTGGACTTAGATGCATCGTCAGCTTAATTTACTCAGAGAGGGATGTGACACCAGATAATAGGGCCTATATGATCTTAGCATCTATCCTTATTTAAAGCAGGTGTACTTATTGCCAACCTTGCTATTGAAAATAGCCCTTTTTTggtgataaaaatgtgcatcatgATGTAAATTGTTCTACTTATTGCATTTCTCATAAAGTACTAATTACTTGTTTTCATCCCATACTATAAAAAGTTTTGGATAAAGATGTATTACCAGCTCTTTAACGATGACTATAAAATTTTGGAAACAAGCTCCTCTGTCATAGCTATGTTATCATGGTCTACAGTCCCATGGGTGAGTAAAGTCTTAGTGTCATGATGAATTGTTGAATACTGTTCTTACTTCCTTGGCCATGCTCTTCCTCATCATTGGGGAAAAGGTCGTCCAGGGAGTCCTTTGGTGTTTCTCGGtccttctcctcctgctgagaggacaaaaaacaaaccagccAGTTAGATCCTCTAACAGACAGCAGGGATCACAGGCCAACATCTGGCACCACTGTAATGTAGTTATTAtcttattaaacatttaaacggAGGAGTCTTTTAAGATAATATTACCTAATATTCAGATAAGATGGACTCATCCATgttcattaaaacattttatttaagtcCAACAGAAAGGTTTTTTTCTACAACAGCATACATATCTGCTCTGTCAGGCTCTCAACCTGTGTCctcatttgagaaaaaaaaaatcagaaaccatgacagagaaataatattttatatattttggtttCAAAA
This genomic interval carries:
- the klc1b gene encoding kinesin light chain 1b isoform X2; translated protein: MSTMVYPREEKLEKLSQEEIISNTKLVIQGLEALKNEHNSILHSLLETIKCLKKDEEANLVHEKSNLLRKSVEMIELGLGEAQVMMALSNHLNAVESEKQKLRAQVRRLCQENQWLRDELANTQQKLQKSEQSVAQLEEEKKHLEFMNQLKKYDEDVSPTQEEKDRETPKDSLDDLFPNDEEEHGQGMQHQHNSAAVAAAQQGGYEIPARLRTLHNLVIQYASQGRYEVAVPLCKQALEDLEKTSGHDHPDVATMLNILALVYRDQNKYKEAAHLLNDALSIREKTLGKDHPAVAATLNNLAVLYGKRGKYKEAEPLCKRALEIREKVLGKDHPDVAKQLNNLALLCQNQGKYEEVEYYYCRALEIYESRLGPDDPNVAKTKNNLASCFLKQGKYKEAEILYKEILTRAHEKEFGSVDAENKPIWMHAEEREEMSKGKHRDNTPYGEYGGWYKACKVNSPTVNTTLRNLGALYRRQGKLEAAETLEECAVRSRKQGIDPIHQTRVVEILKDTDGDRRRSRDSLSSVKYESGSETGEEVSMGVEWNGA
- the klc1b gene encoding kinesin light chain 1b isoform X3, translated to MSTMVYPREEKLEKLSQEEIISNTKLVIQGLEALKNEHNSILHSLLETIKCLKKDEEANLVHEKSNLLRKSVEMIELGLGEAQVMMALSNHLNAVESEKQKLRAQVRRLCQENQWLRDELANTQQKLQKSEQSVAQLEEEKKHLEFMNQLKKYDEDVSPTQEEKDRETPKDSLDDLFPNDEEEHGQGMQHQHNSAAVAAAQQGGYEIPARLRTLHNLVIQYASQGRYEVAVPLCKQALEDLEKTSGHDHPDVATMLNILALVYRDQNKYKEAAHLLNDALSIREKTLGKDHPAVAATLNNLAVLYGKRGKYKEAEPLCKRALEIREKVLGKDHPDVAKQLNNLALLCQNQGKYEEVEYYYCRALEIYESRLGPDDPNVAKTKNNLASCFLKQGKYKEAEILYKEILTRAHEKEFGSVDAENKPIWMHAEEREEMSKGKHRDNTPYGEYGGWYKACKVNSPTVNTTLRNLGALYRRQGKLEAAETLEECAVRSRKQGIDPIHQTRVVEILKDTDGDRRRSRDSLSSVKYESGSETGEEA
- the klc1b gene encoding kinesin light chain 1b isoform X1, with the protein product MSTMVYPREEKLEKLSQEEIISNTKLVIQGLEALKNEHNSILHSLLETIKCLKKDEEANLVHEKSNLLRKSVEMIELGLGEAQVMMALSNHLNAVESEKQKLRAQVRRLCQENQWLRDELANTQQKLQKSEQSVAQLEEEKKHLEFMNQLKKYDEDVSPTQEEKDRETPKDSLDDLFPNDEEEHGQGMQHQHNSAAVAAAQQGGYEIPARLRTLHNLVIQYASQGRYEVAVPLCKQALEDLEKTSGHDHPDVATMLNILALVYRDQNKYKEAAHLLNDALSIREKTLGKDHPAVAATLNNLAVLYGKRGKYKEAEPLCKRALEIREKVLGKDHPDVAKQLNNLALLCQNQGKYEEVEYYYCRALEIYESRLGPDDPNVAKTKNNLASCFLKQGKYKEAEILYKEILTRAHEKEFGSVDAENKPIWMHAEEREEMSKGKHRDNTPYGEYGGWYKACKVNSPTVNTTLRNLGALYRRQGKLEAAETLEECAVRSRKQGIDPIHQTRVVEILKDTDGDRRRSRDSLSSVKYESGSETGEEVSMGVEWNGDGSGALQRSGSLGKLRDVLRRSSELLVKKLQGNGPPEPRNTNMKRAASLNYLNKTSDDSFQTQGGSNFRESRGLSSSTVDLYTGN